In Ferribacterium limneticum, a genomic segment contains:
- the truA gene encoding tRNA pseudouridine(38-40) synthase TruA, which translates to MRVALGIEYCGTAFHGWQSQAGGGTVQDALESALREIAGVPVGVMCAGRTDAGVHASHQVVHFETSVERPLTAWVRGVNSNLPAGVAVRWAQEVGDEFHARFSARGRRYRYLLLNRPQRPGLWAGRVGWFHGTLELAAMQEACGRLLGEHDFSAFRAAGCQAKSPVKTLSRAEVRQCGNMFVFDFEASAFLHHMVRNLVGTLVYIGKEAQSPGWIDELLQMKDRKLAAPTFSPDGLYFRGPIYEPHWGLPDPDDDFLDGLLK; encoded by the coding sequence GTGAGAGTTGCCTTGGGCATCGAATACTGCGGTACTGCCTTCCATGGCTGGCAAAGCCAGGCCGGGGGCGGCACCGTGCAGGATGCGCTGGAGTCGGCGCTGCGTGAAATTGCCGGCGTGCCGGTGGGTGTGATGTGTGCCGGACGGACCGATGCCGGCGTGCATGCGAGCCATCAGGTTGTGCATTTCGAAACTTCGGTCGAGCGTCCGCTGACCGCCTGGGTGCGGGGTGTCAATTCGAATTTACCGGCGGGTGTTGCTGTGCGCTGGGCGCAAGAGGTGGGCGATGAATTCCACGCGCGCTTCAGCGCCCGTGGCCGGCGTTACCGCTACCTGCTGCTCAATCGGCCGCAGAGGCCGGGTTTGTGGGCGGGGCGGGTCGGCTGGTTTCATGGAACGCTCGAACTGGCGGCGATGCAGGAAGCCTGCGGTCGACTGCTCGGCGAGCATGATTTTTCGGCTTTTCGCGCCGCGGGTTGCCAGGCCAAGTCACCGGTCAAGACGCTGTCGCGGGCCGAAGTCCGGCAGTGCGGCAATATGTTTGTCTTCGATTTTGAGGCCAGCGCCTTTCTGCATCACATGGTGCGCAATCTGGTCGGTACGCTGGTCTATATCGGCAAGGAGGCGCAATCGCCGGGCTGGATTGACGAATTGTTGCAGATGAAAGACCGCAAGCTGGCGGCGCCGACCTTTTCGCCGGATGGCCTGTATTTCCGCGGCCCGATCTATGAACCGCACTGGGGGCTGCCCGATCCGGACGACGATTTTCTCGATGGGCTGCTGAAATGA
- the trpB gene encoding tryptophan synthase subunit beta, translating into MSQYNFPDAKGHFGPYGGVFVAETLFGALDELKEAYAAAQADPAFRAEYEYELKHFVGRPSPIYHAKRWSEILGGAQIYLKREDLNHTGAHKVNNCIGQAMLAKRMGKPRVIAETGAGQHGVATATVAARYGMECVVYMGSEDVKRQAANVYRMKLLGATVVPVESGSKTLKDALNEAMRDWVTNIHNTFYIIGTVAGPHPYPMLVRDFQKIIGEECLVQMPEMTGRQPDAVIACVGGGSNAMGIFYPYIDVEGVRLIGVEAAGDGMETGRHSASLTAGVPGVLHGNRTYLLQDEDGQIIETHSISAGLDYPGVGPEHAWLKDIGRAEYQPIDDSEALAAFHTLCRIEGIIPALESSHALAYAAKLAPTLPKDKILLVNLSGRGDKDMHTVAEKSGIVF; encoded by the coding sequence ATGAGTCAATATAACTTCCCCGACGCCAAGGGCCATTTTGGCCCCTACGGTGGCGTCTTCGTGGCCGAGACGCTGTTTGGCGCGCTCGATGAATTGAAGGAAGCCTACGCCGCTGCGCAGGCCGATCCGGCCTTCCGGGCCGAATACGAATACGAGCTGAAGCACTTCGTTGGCCGTCCGTCGCCGATCTACCATGCCAAGCGCTGGTCCGAAATACTCGGCGGTGCGCAGATTTACCTCAAGCGCGAAGACCTCAACCACACCGGCGCCCATAAGGTTAACAACTGCATCGGTCAGGCCATGCTCGCAAAGCGCATGGGCAAGCCGCGGGTCATTGCCGAAACCGGCGCCGGCCAACACGGCGTCGCCACGGCCACCGTAGCCGCCCGCTACGGCATGGAATGCGTGGTTTACATGGGCAGTGAGGACGTCAAGCGCCAGGCGGCCAACGTCTATCGCATGAAACTGCTCGGCGCTACTGTCGTGCCGGTTGAATCCGGCTCCAAGACGCTCAAGGACGCGCTCAATGAAGCGATGCGCGACTGGGTGACCAACATCCACAACACTTTCTACATTATCGGCACGGTCGCCGGTCCGCATCCCTACCCGATGCTGGTCCGCGATTTCCAGAAAATCATCGGCGAGGAATGCCTGGTCCAGATGCCCGAAATGACCGGCCGTCAGCCCGATGCGGTGATCGCCTGTGTCGGCGGCGGTTCCAACGCGATGGGGATTTTCTACCCGTACATCGATGTCGAGGGCGTGCGCCTGATCGGCGTCGAAGCCGCCGGTGACGGCATGGAAACCGGCCGCCACTCGGCTTCGCTGACCGCCGGCGTGCCCGGCGTGCTGCATGGCAACCGGACCTACCTGTTGCAGGACGAAGACGGCCAGATCATCGAAACGCATTCGATTTCGGCCGGTTTGGACTACCCCGGTGTCGGCCCGGAACACGCCTGGCTCAAGGATATCGGCCGCGCCGAATACCAGCCGATCGACGACAGCGAAGCGCTGGCCGCCTTCCATACGCTGTGTCGTATCGAAGGCATCATCCCGGCGCTCGAATCCAGCCATGCGCTGGCTTACGCCGCCAAACTGGCGCCGACGTTGCCGAAGGACAAGATTCTGCTGGTCAATCTCTCCGGCCGGGGTGACA
- a CDS encoding phosphoribosylanthranilate isomerase gives MKTRIKICGLTREEDVDAAVAAGADAIGFVFYPPSPRYVTPQRAAELVKRIPPFVDVVGLFVNEASDVVRAACEALPINVLQFHGDEDATYCHQFARPYLRAARVRPGLDLVEFAGSFPDARGLLLDAFVEGYGGGGHVFDWTLIPPNLPSYLVLSGGLTADNVGDAVRRVRPVAVDVSSGVEASKGIKDHSKIAAFVAAVRKADESI, from the coding sequence ATGAAAACTCGGATCAAAATCTGTGGCCTGACCCGCGAAGAAGATGTCGACGCGGCGGTCGCGGCCGGTGCCGATGCGATCGGTTTCGTCTTCTACCCGCCCAGCCCGCGTTACGTCACCCCGCAGCGCGCTGCCGAGCTGGTCAAGCGGATTCCGCCTTTCGTCGACGTCGTCGGCCTCTTTGTTAACGAAGCGTCGGACGTCGTCCGCGCCGCCTGTGAAGCCCTGCCCATCAACGTCCTGCAGTTTCACGGCGACGAGGATGCCACCTATTGCCACCAGTTCGCCCGGCCCTATCTGCGGGCGGCACGGGTGAGGCCGGGGCTTGATCTGGTAGAATTCGCCGGCTCGTTTCCCGACGCCCGGGGTCTGTTGCTGGATGCCTTTGTCGAGGGCTACGGTGGTGGCGGCCATGTCTTCGATTGGACGCTGATCCCGCCGAATCTCCCCTCGTATCTGGTGCTCTCCGGTGGCCTGACCGCAGACAACGTCGGCGATGCCGTGCGGCGCGTGCGCCCGGTGGCGGTCGATGTCTCCTCTGGTGTCGAAGCGAGCAAGGGAATCAAGGATCACTCGAAAATCGCTGCCTTCGTGGCGGCTGTACGGAAAGCCGATGAGTCAATATAA
- a CDS encoding FimV/HubP family polar landmark protein produces the protein MLSGIGQPLRAELDIGATKDELGGMTARLASQDVFKQAGVDFASVLLDLRFTVEKRPNGQSVVKVSSFKPINEPFLDFLVELNWPAGRLVREYTFLLDPPEMMASQSSRPVAEARIVETVRGGGYAGESRSAPVKAAPAPRPAPAPKLAAEPKPKPESTGGHVVKQGETLRKIAAENKYEGVSLEQMLIGLFQRNPDAFVAQNVNRLKAGAILNIPEQSEVESVSPAEARKVYVAHARDWNDYRQKLAASTAKMPVAADVAATQTSAGKITAKVEEKAAPAEQSKDQVKVARTDPAAKGVAAGKAAETADQLAKDKALKEAQDRLQTLEKNVNELQKLLEMKNQKLAELQQPPAKKEEPKAVEAVKPVEAPKPVEPKVAEAPKPVEPPKVPEAAKPVEPVKPVEPPKPVEAPKPEAPKVVAPVPTPEPEPEPGFVDSLLEDPLPLVGGGGVLALLAGFLLYNRRRARSASVETTALPMPSSLGPNSVFRMTGGQSIDTGNTPPQTGEFSQTGPGTIDTDEVDPVAEADVYMAYGRDTQAEEILLEALQKDPQRTAIHAKLLEIYANRHSVKQFETLAGELYAQTAGVGPDWAKVALLGLGLDPNNPLYSASHAQSAPEVSAEPEAPMTAAAVDIPVDVPTTMPESLATFPEPEVEPEAEVVPAALDLSDEFVVDTLVLPKEPEPQAENEAAAETLDLGPDAMTLDFDLGAETIAPEFKSQLAEDAEAEPYTDTVVSVNDSDALDFDLGGEIAPAVVEATPPEEPSDAGLDLDFNVAEQALVEEEPAASTPDFSPDGTLVMPAAVAEMAGDLDVGLGTWVGGEELPEELRPEVPHQDEPQVVEFGHDADAAMSRTVVNQMPGTDTLIDSNILNFGGDDDNAKLADTVVNAGIVDSDSLEFDVKLTDSMFLGQPMGTQEFDIGSINLDLSTPPEAAPPEVSAEPAEMAPLDAPSAEAAVSEEAPVHNEHWEEVNTKLDLAKAYEEMGDLEGARELLQEVVGEGSVDLVEQARTILGRIGG, from the coding sequence GTGTTGTCAGGTATTGGGCAGCCTTTGCGGGCCGAGCTTGATATCGGTGCGACAAAGGACGAACTGGGCGGGATGACCGCTCGTCTCGCGTCTCAGGATGTCTTCAAGCAGGCTGGCGTCGATTTCGCCTCTGTTTTGCTGGACCTCCGGTTCACCGTCGAGAAGCGCCCCAATGGGCAGTCGGTGGTCAAGGTGAGTTCGTTCAAGCCAATCAACGAACCCTTCCTGGACTTTCTGGTCGAGCTGAACTGGCCGGCCGGACGTCTGGTCCGCGAATACACTTTCCTGCTTGATCCACCGGAAATGATGGCTTCCCAGTCGTCGCGCCCGGTTGCCGAGGCGCGGATCGTGGAGACGGTGCGCGGTGGCGGTTATGCTGGTGAGTCAAGGTCGGCACCCGTCAAGGCAGCGCCTGCACCCCGTCCGGCTCCAGCTCCAAAGCTTGCGGCCGAGCCCAAGCCAAAGCCGGAGAGCACCGGGGGGCATGTTGTGAAGCAGGGCGAAACGCTGCGCAAAATCGCTGCCGAAAACAAATACGAAGGTGTTTCCCTCGAACAGATGCTGATCGGCTTGTTCCAGCGTAATCCGGACGCGTTCGTAGCCCAGAATGTCAATCGCCTTAAAGCGGGCGCCATTCTGAATATTCCAGAACAGTCGGAGGTCGAGTCAGTTTCGCCGGCTGAAGCAAGAAAAGTCTATGTCGCCCATGCGCGTGACTGGAATGACTATCGGCAAAAGCTGGCTGCATCCACGGCCAAGATGCCGGTAGCGGCGGATGTCGCTGCGACCCAGACCAGCGCCGGAAAAATCACGGCCAAGGTAGAAGAGAAGGCCGCGCCGGCCGAGCAGTCGAAGGATCAGGTCAAAGTAGCGCGTACCGACCCGGCAGCCAAGGGTGTTGCCGCTGGCAAGGCAGCCGAGACGGCCGATCAGTTGGCCAAGGACAAGGCGCTCAAGGAAGCGCAGGATCGTCTGCAGACGCTGGAAAAGAACGTCAATGAGTTGCAAAAACTTCTGGAGATGAAGAACCAGAAGCTGGCTGAGTTGCAGCAACCGCCTGCCAAGAAGGAAGAGCCCAAGGCGGTTGAGGCGGTGAAGCCTGTCGAGGCGCCCAAGCCGGTCGAGCCGAAGGTTGCGGAGGCCCCCAAGCCTGTCGAGCCGCCGAAGGTACCCGAGGCTGCCAAGCCTGTTGAGCCAGTCAAGCCGGTCGAACCACCAAAACCCGTCGAAGCTCCGAAGCCGGAGGCGCCGAAGGTGGTGGCTCCTGTGCCGACCCCTGAGCCCGAACCCGAGCCGGGTTTCGTCGACTCCTTGCTCGAAGATCCGCTTCCGCTGGTTGGCGGCGGCGGAGTTCTTGCCCTGCTGGCCGGTTTTCTCCTGTACAACCGTCGGCGCGCCAGGAGCGCGTCTGTTGAAACGACGGCGCTGCCGATGCCGTCCAGCCTTGGTCCCAATTCCGTATTCCGCATGACCGGTGGCCAGAGCATTGATACGGGCAATACCCCGCCGCAGACGGGTGAATTCAGCCAGACTGGTCCGGGCACCATTGATACCGATGAGGTCGATCCGGTTGCCGAGGCCGATGTATACATGGCCTATGGCCGTGATACCCAGGCTGAGGAAATTCTTCTTGAAGCCTTGCAGAAGGATCCGCAACGCACGGCCATTCATGCCAAGTTGCTGGAAATCTACGCCAACCGTCACAGCGTCAAGCAGTTTGAAACGCTGGCAGGCGAGTTGTATGCGCAGACCGCCGGTGTTGGTCCGGATTGGGCAAAGGTAGCGCTGCTTGGTCTGGGTCTTGATCCGAACAATCCGCTGTATTCGGCTTCGCATGCCCAGTCTGCTCCGGAGGTATCGGCCGAGCCGGAAGCGCCAATGACCGCAGCGGCTGTTGATATTCCTGTCGATGTACCCACGACGATGCCGGAGTCGCTGGCGACTTTCCCTGAACCGGAAGTGGAGCCTGAAGCAGAGGTCGTCCCTGCGGCGCTCGATCTGTCGGATGAATTCGTGGTCGACACTCTGGTTCTCCCGAAAGAGCCGGAGCCGCAGGCCGAAAATGAGGCCGCAGCTGAGACGCTGGACCTCGGGCCGGATGCAATGACCCTTGACTTTGATCTTGGCGCGGAGACGATTGCTCCCGAGTTCAAGAGCCAATTGGCCGAAGATGCCGAGGCTGAGCCGTATACCGATACCGTGGTTTCGGTGAACGATTCGGATGCGCTCGATTTCGATCTGGGTGGCGAGATAGCCCCAGCGGTCGTCGAAGCAACCCCGCCCGAAGAGCCGAGCGATGCCGGCCTGGATCTTGATTTCAACGTTGCTGAGCAAGCGCTGGTTGAAGAAGAGCCGGCTGCGTCGACGCCTGACTTTTCTCCGGATGGCACCCTGGTCATGCCGGCGGCGGTCGCCGAAATGGCCGGCGATCTTGATGTTGGCTTGGGCACCTGGGTTGGTGGAGAAGAGTTGCCCGAAGAGCTCCGCCCCGAGGTTCCGCATCAGGACGAGCCGCAGGTTGTTGAATTTGGTCACGATGCGGATGCCGCGATGTCCAGGACTGTGGTTAATCAGATGCCCGGCACGGATACACTGATCGATTCCAATATCCTTAATTTTGGCGGTGATGATGACAATGCCAAGTTGGCAGACACCGTGGTCAATGCCGGTATTGTTGATAGCGACTCGCTGGAGTTCGATGTCAAACTGACGGATTCGATGTTCTTGGGCCAGCCCATGGGAACGCAGGAGTTTGATATCGGTTCGATCAATCTTGATCTTTCCACACCGCCGGAAGCCGCGCCGCCTGAAGTAAGTGCCGAGCCGGCTGAAATGGCGCCGCTTGATGCGCCGTCGGCTGAGGCGGCTGTTTCGGAAGAGGCGCCGGTGCACAATGAGCATTGGGAAGAGGTCAATACCAAGCTCGACCTGGCCAAGGCCTATGAAGAGATGGGCGATCTTGAAGGCGCTCGCGAACTGCTGCAGGAAGTGGTGGGCGAGGGGTCAGTTGATCTGGTTGAACAGGCTCGGACGATACTCGGCCGCATAGGCGGGTAG